A portion of the Actomonas aquatica genome contains these proteins:
- a CDS encoding tetratricopeptide repeat-containing sensor histidine kinase, which yields MPRRILLALTLLLSPAALLPQVPPSPSTSDYETAFARLLDPDIVIAPAIEQVTQLRMARDGTTAIDARIAVDLDLADHLIAADRPLDAAAHLSHALELARPLRDADQLLEIYTRRAHCFDTARDRASAIDSAQRGFDIARQLNRPAPQIDLGCLLARLLFENGDTATAIALLAFLDELPDNNGVAIALSRARLLNTNGGSHANTQRWQTVADRARAAADIPTLALAHDQLGRLSYLEGDLPAAQSHFATADQLAPDRDRSSWVWETHGRTMSRLGQAEEAIMALEQALTDTNDSHAADLHEAVARLQLDQQNLPAARHHYEAALELRKAGVISQRVPNVRMAPMVSHQQSDDAADLAAVRAALREAELERTQLRQRQTLGITTVVTLVAALLGLAYAYKRRAAANAVLARDTAELRAENAQLIALRYQLNPHFLFNALNSLRARVFSNQSEAERLIDRLTAFCRRTLEHRDDGIETVGDECDLLEAFLQIEQSRWRENLTVTLDFDPAARARRIPTFLLLPLVENALKYGAQTSEEHIVIEVSIQAPDDDMLVITVSNSGSWIEPGTARRQTSTRTGVTNVRERLARYYPDRHTFTVGPSPTGVTATLTVTGSPQTKL from the coding sequence ATGCCCCGCCGGATCCTGCTTGCCCTTACCTTGCTGCTCTCGCCGGCGGCACTGCTTCCGCAGGTCCCTCCCTCCCCCTCGACCAGCGACTACGAAACCGCCTTCGCCCGCCTGCTCGATCCCGACATCGTCATCGCCCCCGCCATCGAGCAGGTCACCCAACTGCGCATGGCTCGCGACGGCACCACCGCCATCGATGCCCGCATCGCCGTCGACCTCGATCTGGCCGATCACCTTATCGCCGCCGACCGCCCCCTCGACGCCGCCGCCCACCTCAGTCACGCGCTGGAACTCGCTCGCCCGCTCCGCGACGCCGATCAGTTGCTCGAGATCTACACGCGCCGTGCCCACTGCTTCGATACCGCCCGCGACCGCGCCAGCGCCATCGACTCTGCCCAACGCGGTTTCGACATCGCCCGCCAACTCAACCGTCCCGCCCCCCAGATCGACCTCGGTTGCCTCCTCGCCCGCCTGCTCTTCGAAAACGGCGATACCGCCACCGCCATCGCGTTGCTGGCGTTCCTCGATGAACTCCCGGATAACAACGGCGTCGCCATCGCCCTCTCCCGCGCCCGTCTGCTCAACACCAACGGCGGCTCCCACGCCAACACTCAACGCTGGCAAACCGTCGCCGATCGCGCCCGCGCCGCCGCCGATATTCCCACCCTCGCGCTCGCCCACGACCAGCTCGGCCGGCTCTCCTACCTCGAAGGCGATCTGCCCGCCGCCCAGTCCCACTTCGCCACTGCCGATCAACTCGCCCCCGACCGCGATCGCTCATCCTGGGTCTGGGAAACCCACGGCCGCACCATGAGCCGACTCGGCCAAGCCGAGGAAGCGATCATGGCTCTGGAACAAGCCCTCACCGATACCAACGACTCCCACGCCGCCGACCTGCACGAAGCCGTCGCCCGGCTGCAACTCGACCAACAAAACCTGCCCGCCGCCCGCCACCACTACGAAGCCGCCCTCGAGCTGCGCAAAGCCGGCGTCATCAGCCAACGTGTGCCCAACGTGCGTATGGCCCCCATGGTCTCCCACCAGCAAAGCGACGACGCCGCCGACCTCGCCGCCGTGCGCGCGGCGCTCCGCGAAGCCGAACTCGAACGCACCCAGCTACGCCAACGCCAAACCCTCGGCATCACCACCGTCGTCACCCTCGTCGCCGCCCTGCTCGGCCTCGCTTACGCCTACAAACGCCGCGCCGCCGCCAACGCCGTGCTCGCCCGCGACACCGCCGAACTCCGCGCCGAAAACGCCCAACTCATCGCCCTGCGCTACCAGCTCAATCCGCACTTCCTCTTCAACGCGCTCAACAGCCTGCGCGCCCGCGTCTTCTCCAACCAAAGCGAAGCCGAACGCCTCATCGACCGCCTCACCGCCTTCTGTCGCCGCACCCTCGAACACCGCGACGACGGCATCGAAACCGTCGGGGACGAATGCGACCTGCTCGAAGCCTTCCTCCAAATCGAACAATCCCGCTGGCGCGAAAACCTCACCGTCACCCTCGACTTCGATCCCGCCGCCCGCGCCCGCCGCATCCCCACCTTCCTGCTTCTGCCGCTGGTGGAGAACGCCCTCAAATACGGCGCGCAAACCAGCGAAGAACACATCGTCATTGAAGTTTCAATACAGGCGCCCGACGACGACATGCTCGTCATCACCGTGAGCAACTCCGGCTCCTGGATCGAGCCCGGCACCGCCCGCCGCCAGACCTCCACCCGCACCGGCGTGACCAACGTGCGCGAACGCCTCGCTCGTTATTACCCCGATCGCCACACCTTCACCGTCGGCCCCTCCCCCACCGGCGTCACCGCCACCCTCACCGTCACCGGCTCCCCCCAAACCAAGCTCTGA
- a CDS encoding LytR/AlgR family response regulator transcription factor — protein sequence MLRILLIDDEPPAREEIQRLLADHPEIAIVGEAGSVTAARRRLRKAADYDLVLLDIQLIGGSGFDLVPDVHPDAHIIFITAHEQHALRAFEVNAVDYLLKPVTADRLAQSLQRAHQQAQLPGPVRTHDTRPPFAATDSVLVRGNEGAEFVPLEDIAAIESQQNYSCVHLTSGRDILVLKPLKAWIDELPEPQFALIRRGTLVNLAHVTAVRHGLVTLPELTITGLRAPIPASRRQWAEIRNRI from the coding sequence ATGCTCCGCATCCTGCTCATCGACGACGAACCGCCGGCTCGCGAAGAAATCCAACGCCTGCTCGCCGACCATCCTGAGATCGCGATCGTCGGTGAAGCCGGCAGCGTGACGGCGGCCCGTCGGCGACTGCGCAAAGCCGCCGACTACGATCTTGTGCTCCTCGACATCCAACTCATCGGTGGCAGCGGTTTCGACCTCGTGCCCGACGTGCATCCGGACGCCCACATCATCTTCATCACCGCGCACGAGCAGCACGCCCTGCGCGCATTTGAAGTCAACGCGGTCGACTACCTGCTCAAACCCGTCACCGCCGACCGCCTCGCACAGTCACTCCAGCGCGCCCACCAACAAGCTCAGCTGCCGGGTCCAGTGCGCACCCACGACACCCGCCCGCCCTTCGCGGCGACCGACAGCGTGCTCGTGCGCGGCAACGAAGGCGCCGAGTTTGTGCCCCTCGAAGACATCGCAGCGATCGAGTCCCAGCAAAACTACTCCTGTGTGCACCTCACCAGCGGCCGGGACATTCTCGTCTTGAAGCCGCTCAAAGCCTGGATCGACGAACTCCCCGAGCCCCAGTTTGCCCTCATCCGCCGCGGCACCCTCGTGAACCTCGCACACGTCACCGCCGTGCGCCACGGCCTCGTCACCCTCCCGGAACTCACCATCACCGGCCTGCGCGCCCCCATCCCCGCCAGCCGCCGCCAATGGGCCGAGATCCGCAACCGCATCTAA
- a CDS encoding DUF4199 domain-containing protein — protein MKTTFLYGLGMAIAGAVLNLGLFFGGYHDSVDKLTTSQIIGGVGGGIITIVGLILAIRARRAETPADEAFGYGRALGAGTLTSLWGALFGNVFNVLYMTVINPNMQEIVVESQMAAMEAQGAGADQMEAAEGMIRMMTNPALQFVFGLIGAFLFSFVISLIIAAFIRREATEDFADDGMGAPPPLGS, from the coding sequence ATGAAAACCACCTTCCTCTACGGCCTCGGCATGGCCATCGCAGGCGCAGTCCTCAATCTCGGCCTTTTCTTCGGGGGTTACCACGACTCCGTGGACAAGCTCACCACTTCCCAAATCATCGGCGGTGTCGGCGGTGGCATCATCACCATCGTAGGCCTGATCCTGGCCATCCGTGCCCGCCGTGCGGAAACGCCCGCCGACGAGGCCTTCGGTTACGGCCGCGCCCTCGGAGCCGGCACGCTCACCTCCCTCTGGGGCGCTCTATTTGGCAACGTGTTCAACGTGCTCTACATGACCGTGATCAACCCCAACATGCAGGAGATCGTCGTCGAGTCGCAGATGGCAGCCATGGAGGCGCAAGGCGCCGGCGCAGATCAAATGGAAGCCGCCGAAGGCATGATTCGCATGATGACCAACCCGGCTCTGCAATTCGTCTTCGGCCTCATCGGCGCCTTCCTCTTCAGCTTCGTTATTTCGCTCATCATCGCCGCCTTTATTCGCCGCGAGGCGACCGAAGACTTCGCCGACGACGGAATGGGCGCTCCGCCCCCGCTCGGTTCCTGA
- a CDS encoding S1C family serine protease translates to MKTALKSRCFLATLITALGAGSSLAAAQEEQREVRVLVSSDHDVKPGEERHVVVNYTTGFGDDEEAVEPAAFLGVETARASTTLRQQLGLPRGIGLVVQRVVKESAAMGALQKHDILTKLDDQLLVSADQLGVLVGSKAPGTEVTLTFIRGGQEQTATVTLGERKGKARARFFEFKGGDVDFDELHNGNIELHERMEDLHGNISKEDVELLIQQVQKSASGAGSEARTFSWVSKGDGPVVRMLNVNRGNVVFSDDDGVVELKSDEVGKLLVVKDAAGELLFEGPVNSAEDREALSDAVKQRLEKVESIQTLEAVPDGNLETEELRIFHTGDSSAAVESGPRVEFFAARDAATATR, encoded by the coding sequence ATGAAAACAGCCCTGAAATCCCGATGCTTCCTCGCCACCCTGATCACCGCGCTCGGCGCGGGATCGAGTCTCGCGGCGGCCCAAGAAGAACAACGCGAAGTCCGCGTGTTGGTCAGCAGCGACCATGACGTGAAGCCAGGCGAGGAACGGCACGTCGTGGTGAACTACACCACCGGCTTCGGTGACGACGAGGAGGCAGTGGAGCCCGCGGCCTTTCTCGGGGTCGAAACCGCGCGCGCCTCGACGACCTTGCGCCAGCAACTCGGCTTGCCGCGTGGCATTGGGCTGGTGGTGCAGCGGGTGGTGAAAGAGAGCGCAGCCATGGGCGCGCTGCAGAAGCACGACATTCTGACCAAATTGGATGACCAGTTGCTGGTGAGCGCCGACCAACTCGGCGTGCTCGTCGGGTCCAAAGCACCGGGGACGGAGGTCACGCTTACCTTCATTCGTGGAGGCCAGGAGCAGACGGCGACCGTCACCTTGGGCGAGCGCAAGGGAAAGGCCCGGGCACGGTTCTTCGAGTTTAAGGGCGGTGACGTCGATTTTGACGAGCTGCACAACGGCAATATCGAGCTCCATGAGCGCATGGAGGACCTGCACGGCAACATATCCAAAGAGGACGTCGAGCTCCTCATCCAACAGGTGCAGAAGTCCGCTAGTGGTGCCGGGTCCGAGGCCAGAACCTTCTCCTGGGTGAGCAAGGGCGATGGTCCGGTGGTGCGCATGCTCAATGTGAATCGCGGCAATGTGGTCTTCAGCGACGATGATGGTGTCGTGGAGCTCAAATCCGATGAAGTGGGCAAACTGCTCGTGGTGAAGGATGCCGCGGGTGAGCTGCTCTTTGAGGGGCCGGTGAACTCGGCCGAGGACCGGGAGGCTTTGAGTGACGCCGTGAAGCAGCGCTTGGAGAAGGTGGAGAGCATTCAGACCTTGGAAGCGGTGCCGGACGGCAACTTGGAAACCGAGGAGCTGCGCATCTTTCACACCGGGGATTCGTCGGCGGCGGTCGAGTCGGGGCCGCGGGTGGAGTTTTTCGCCGCGCGTGATGCCGCAACGGCCACGCGGTGA
- a CDS encoding RNA polymerase sigma factor → MPESTPTSADWRAWFATYGARLLLVARQWTRSATDAEDVVQEAFVRYWRQQRELPGDPLPLLITSVRRAALDLIRRSARRERREQVHVDLHAESWFEPNPEGDERANLLEEAVVQLPSEQREVLVLKIWGGLTFAEIAEQLDLSPNTAASRYRYALGGLRSRLSTLEENHG, encoded by the coding sequence ATGCCCGAATCTACCCCCACCTCTGCCGACTGGCGCGCTTGGTTCGCGACCTACGGTGCCCGGCTGTTGCTGGTGGCGCGGCAGTGGACACGATCGGCGACCGACGCCGAGGACGTCGTGCAGGAGGCCTTTGTGCGCTACTGGCGCCAACAACGGGAGCTGCCGGGTGATCCCTTGCCCTTGCTGATCACTTCCGTGCGACGAGCAGCGCTCGATCTTATCCGTCGCTCAGCGCGCCGCGAACGCCGCGAGCAGGTGCACGTCGATCTGCACGCCGAATCCTGGTTTGAGCCCAACCCCGAGGGCGACGAGCGTGCCAACCTATTGGAAGAGGCAGTGGTGCAGTTGCCCTCCGAACAACGCGAGGTGCTGGTCCTGAAAATTTGGGGTGGGCTCACCTTTGCCGAGATCGCCGAGCAACTCGATCTCTCCCCCAACACCGCCGCTTCCCGCTATCGCTACGCGCTGGGCGGACTGCGGTCCCGACTTTCAACCCTGGAGGAAAATCATGGATAA
- a CDS encoding LysR family transcriptional regulator, with protein sequence MELHQLRYVVAIANTGNFTRASEVSFVSQPSLSQQVAKLEKELGHKLFHRLGRRAVPTDAGAVFIERARRILVEVENATSEIRDDPQLGRQITLGAIQTVAPYILPSLIMRTREVLPNLQINTYEGFRGDLVEGLVDGRIDLALVAMPLNDSRLSTESIFREPLLLAVGRNHRLATKRTFTVADLADETFIMMGRSSTLTEQVNEFCGEYDFEPKIGFRCGQVSTLKSLVGLGLGIAILPRLVQSPADHNTIIYRHLTDRMPTREIGIVRHLQRYQSRGMGQFLELIRQIFHGFGDA encoded by the coding sequence ATGGAACTTCACCAGCTCCGCTACGTCGTCGCCATCGCCAACACCGGCAATTTCACCCGTGCTTCAGAAGTCTCATTTGTAAGTCAACCCTCTCTAAGTCAGCAGGTTGCCAAGCTAGAAAAGGAACTGGGCCACAAACTCTTTCACCGCCTCGGCCGCCGCGCGGTGCCCACCGATGCGGGTGCCGTGTTCATTGAGCGTGCTCGCCGCATCCTCGTGGAAGTGGAGAACGCCACCTCCGAAATCCGCGATGATCCGCAACTCGGTCGCCAGATCACCCTTGGCGCCATCCAAACCGTGGCCCCCTACATCCTGCCTTCGCTCATCATGCGCACCCGGGAGGTGTTACCCAACCTCCAGATCAACACCTACGAAGGATTCCGCGGTGACTTGGTGGAGGGCCTCGTAGACGGCCGTATCGACCTCGCGCTCGTCGCCATGCCGCTCAACGACTCGCGCCTCTCGACCGAGTCGATCTTCCGCGAACCGCTCCTGCTCGCGGTCGGCCGCAATCACCGCCTCGCCACCAAGCGCACCTTCACCGTGGCCGATCTCGCCGACGAGACCTTCATCATGATGGGCCGCAGTTCCACCCTCACCGAACAGGTCAACGAGTTCTGCGGTGAATACGACTTTGAACCCAAAATCGGCTTTCGCTGCGGACAGGTCAGCACGCTCAAGTCCCTCGTCGGGCTCGGACTCGGCATCGCCATCCTACCTCGCCTCGTGCAGTCGCCCGCCGACCACAACACCATCATCTACCGGCATTTGACCGACCGCATGCCCACCCGTGAAATCGGCATCGTGCGCCACCTGCAGCGCTACCAGAGCCGCGGTATGGGTCAGTTCCTCGAACTCATCCGCCAAATCTTCCACGGCTTCGGCGACGCCTGA
- a CDS encoding MFS transporter produces the protein MTTTTASLPASQERALLITLAAVQFANVLDFMIMMPLGAKIMGVFAITPREFSWLVAAYGTAAAISGFAGGFVLDRFDRRNALLVLFSGFTLATFACAIAPTYLALLFARLAAGAFGGVAGSVVTAMVGDVIPPERRGRAMSTVMSAFPLASIAGVPLSIILANAWEWHAPFYLLTVLSLIVLFIAARTLPHVPSQRGDHTGWRQMRAILVHPVHQRGFWLGGLLMFAGAAIVPFMAPSLIKNVGISESQLPFIYLVGGTASFFAMPWLGRMSDRYDKLHVLMVVTLPACLAVLVLTHLGPTPLPLVLPLSAFFFVGMASRFPPAMAMITNSVEARYRGGFMSVISAIQQAAAGLANVASGLLVTADADGRLIGFNRAGFMSVTAFAFTVWMAWRLRVIAPYAARNPHEREVATASPPSGGPAANTTYRTPDDAP, from the coding sequence ATGACCACCACCACCGCTTCGCTGCCCGCCTCCCAGGAACGGGCGCTCCTCATCACGCTCGCGGCGGTGCAGTTCGCCAACGTGTTGGATTTTATGATCATGATGCCGCTCGGGGCCAAGATCATGGGCGTGTTCGCCATCACCCCACGCGAGTTTTCGTGGTTGGTCGCCGCCTACGGCACCGCCGCCGCCATTTCGGGCTTCGCCGGCGGTTTCGTGCTCGACCGTTTCGACCGCCGCAACGCCCTCTTGGTGCTGTTCTCCGGCTTTACCCTCGCGACCTTCGCCTGCGCCATCGCGCCCACCTACCTCGCCCTGCTCTTCGCCCGGCTCGCTGCCGGTGCTTTTGGCGGCGTCGCCGGATCCGTCGTTACCGCCATGGTGGGCGACGTCATCCCGCCCGAGCGACGTGGCCGCGCCATGTCGACCGTGATGTCGGCCTTCCCGCTCGCCTCAATCGCCGGCGTGCCCCTCTCCATCATCCTCGCCAACGCCTGGGAATGGCACGCGCCATTTTATCTGCTCACCGTCCTGAGCCTCATCGTGCTCTTCATCGCCGCCCGCACCCTGCCCCACGTGCCCAGTCAGCGCGGCGACCACACCGGCTGGCGCCAGATGCGCGCCATCCTCGTGCACCCGGTCCACCAACGCGGCTTCTGGCTCGGCGGTCTGCTCATGTTCGCCGGAGCTGCCATCGTGCCCTTCATGGCGCCGTCGCTGATCAAAAACGTCGGCATCAGCGAAAGCCAATTGCCCTTCATCTACCTGGTCGGCGGCACCGCCAGCTTCTTCGCCATGCCGTGGTTGGGGCGCATGTCCGACCGCTACGACAAGCTGCACGTGCTCATGGTCGTCACGCTTCCGGCCTGCCTCGCGGTTCTCGTTCTCACCCACCTCGGCCCCACGCCATTGCCATTGGTCCTGCCGCTCTCGGCCTTCTTCTTCGTCGGCATGGCCAGCCGCTTTCCCCCGGCCATGGCGATGATCACCAACTCCGTCGAAGCGCGCTACCGCGGCGGATTCATGTCGGTCATCAGCGCCATCCAGCAAGCCGCCGCCGGTCTTGCCAACGTGGCCTCCGGTCTGCTCGTCACCGCCGATGCCGACGGTCGCCTCATCGGCTTCAACCGCGCCGGTTTCATGTCGGTCACCGCCTTTGCCTTCACCGTCTGGATGGCGTGGCGCCTCCGCGTCATCGCGCCCTACGCCGCGCGCAACCCGCACGAGCGCGAGGTCGCCACCGCCAGTCCGCCCTCCGGCGGCCCGGCCGCCAACACCACCTACCGCACGCCCGACGACGCGCCCTGA
- a CDS encoding phasin family protein — MIDLLKKTLLAGVGAAVITKDKIEGTLDDFVRQGKVNAQDARIMADKIAEQGRKEFDELAGELNTRISGMLDRSSADANARIAALEERVKVLEAKLAEPPTRSGEP, encoded by the coding sequence ATGATCGACCTGCTCAAAAAAACCCTGCTCGCGGGCGTGGGTGCCGCCGTGATCACCAAAGATAAGATCGAGGGCACCCTCGATGACTTCGTGCGCCAAGGGAAGGTCAATGCCCAAGACGCCCGCATCATGGCCGACAAGATCGCCGAACAAGGCCGCAAGGAATTCGACGAACTCGCCGGCGAACTCAACACCCGCATCTCCGGCATGCTCGACCGCTCGTCCGCCGACGCCAACGCCCGCATCGCCGCCCTCGAAGAACGCGTGAAGGTGTTGGAGGCCAAGCTGGCCGAGCCGCCCACCCGCAGCGGCGAACCGTGA
- a CDS encoding ABC1 kinase family protein, giving the protein MKAFDLLGNAVRAKEIFTVFARHGFADFINQLDLPAPLARRFRNPDAPRRSWWERIRLAAEELGPAWVKFGQLLSMRPDLIPHPLILELRKLQNSVAPVPFDRIRDLITEELDGEPTEVFAEFNETPVAAASLAQVYFAKLHEDGAEVAVKVQRPGIARLIRADLDLATWIAHQLHLRIASLRPYDLPSVVEAVRDGVERELDFRYEARNQTYFNTINPAGDQVFAPKTFDDYTTSKLLVMERIAGRPVSAEDLPPEQGKALAAHGARSIVHQVLIDGFFHGDPHAGNVLIAPDGRLCFLDWGLAGHLTRRLRYALADFWVAAVEGDAERVVRIAADLAPTGARMDPREMEKDVTLALREELNFAIGRQEIGRAMLKLLFVFGDHGVPLSKDYAMMAKAVLAIEEVGRVLDPEFDLRRQAAPVLRQLFKERSGPRALSRRTREFMRGALGSLTDLPAAAQRLVRRFEQDDITVNLEHKGLDDLDDAIEHASNRITLGVVTGSLIIGSSMIVTTGIRPLLFGYPALGLVGYLLSAMVGFYLIWDIVRHGRHR; this is encoded by the coding sequence GTGAAGGCGTTCGACCTGCTCGGCAACGCCGTCCGCGCCAAGGAGATCTTCACGGTCTTCGCCCGGCACGGCTTTGCCGATTTTATCAACCAGCTCGATCTGCCCGCGCCCCTCGCCCGGCGCTTTCGCAACCCCGACGCCCCCCGCCGCTCCTGGTGGGAGCGCATCCGCCTCGCCGCCGAGGAACTCGGCCCGGCCTGGGTGAAGTTTGGCCAGCTGCTCAGCATGCGGCCCGACCTCATCCCCCACCCGCTCATCCTTGAGCTGCGCAAACTGCAGAACTCCGTCGCCCCGGTTCCCTTCGACCGTATCCGCGATCTTATTACAGAGGAATTGGATGGCGAACCGACCGAAGTGTTTGCCGAGTTCAACGAGACCCCGGTCGCCGCCGCTTCCCTCGCCCAGGTCTACTTTGCCAAACTCCACGAAGACGGCGCCGAGGTGGCCGTAAAAGTGCAGCGCCCCGGCATCGCCCGCCTGATCCGCGCCGACCTCGACCTCGCCACCTGGATTGCCCACCAGCTGCACCTGCGCATCGCCTCGCTGCGCCCCTACGACCTGCCCTCCGTCGTCGAAGCCGTGCGTGACGGCGTCGAGCGCGAACTCGATTTCCGCTACGAGGCCCGCAACCAGACTTACTTCAACACCATCAACCCCGCCGGCGATCAGGTCTTCGCGCCGAAGACCTTCGACGACTACACCACGTCGAAGTTGCTGGTGATGGAACGCATCGCCGGCCGGCCGGTTTCCGCCGAAGACCTGCCACCCGAGCAGGGCAAAGCCCTCGCCGCCCATGGTGCCCGCTCCATCGTGCATCAGGTGTTGATCGACGGTTTTTTCCACGGCGATCCGCACGCCGGCAACGTGCTTATCGCGCCCGACGGACGCCTCTGTTTTCTCGACTGGGGCCTCGCCGGCCACCTCACCCGCCGCCTGCGCTACGCGCTTGCCGATTTCTGGGTCGCCGCCGTCGAAGGGGACGCCGAACGCGTCGTGCGCATCGCCGCCGACCTCGCGCCCACCGGCGCTCGCATGGATCCGCGCGAGATGGAAAAAGACGTCACCCTCGCGCTGCGAGAAGAACTCAACTTCGCCATCGGCCGCCAGGAAATCGGTCGCGCCATGCTCAAGCTGCTCTTCGTCTTCGGCGACCACGGCGTGCCCCTCTCCAAGGACTACGCCATGATGGCCAAAGCCGTGCTCGCCATCGAAGAAGTTGGCCGCGTGCTCGACCCCGAGTTTGACCTCCGCCGCCAGGCCGCCCCAGTCCTGCGCCAGCTCTTTAAGGAGCGCTCGGGCCCCCGCGCGCTTTCCCGCCGCACCCGCGAATTTATGCGCGGCGCGCTGGGCAGCCTCACCGATTTGCCCGCCGCCGCCCAGCGGCTCGTGCGCCGCTTTGAGCAGGACGACATCACCGTCAACCTGGAGCACAAAGGCCTCGACGACCTCGACGATGCCATCGAGCACGCCTCCAACCGCATCACCCTCGGCGTCGTCACCGGCTCCCTCATCATCGGTTCGTCGATGATCGTCACCACCGGCATCCGCCCCCTGCTCTTCGGTTACCCCGCCCTCGGCCTCGTCGGTTACCTGCTTTCCGCCATGGTCGGTTTCTACCTCATCTGGGACATCGTCCGCCACGGCCGCCACCGGTAA